A single region of the Flavobacteriales bacterium genome encodes:
- a CDS encoding fibronectin type III domain-containing protein — MNTRKKSQFQDTCSAAPNVCEFTMGNVWSTGLQNARWWYAAYIAILMLFASQVLLAQTTDLLISEYGEGNSGNSKYIELYNGTGASVNLANYRIWTISNGGNWPEATITLTGTLATGNTFVIANNSTDVPSANLYSGSASWNGDDAVGLAKNISSVWTLLDAVGESGADPGSGWAVAGSSNGTVDKRLTRKSTICSPNTNWTASRGTNSTNSEWVITTPYTTGAANAGHTASCVSFSPPTVTSPTVTSVATTSAELGANVTDDGGAAITARGTVYGTSVNPTVNGAAEGGTTTGIYTHSRTGLTPNTLYHFRGYAINSQGTSYSADATFTNLHNAPNIGTCSGQTTSSIQTNWTAPSGSAGSAAFTYEVQISISSSFASVLATQSGIASTITNHTFSGLNASTTYYYRVRANNAGGSSAWSSISAGCNTNAASTPTISATALAGFGSQCEDGSYGPYSFIINGSSLTTADVTVAALSGFEYATTAVGPYNSSLTLAQSGGTFSQTIFVQFVPTAAANYSGNIVVGGGGASNYNVAASGIGLLSYTPTVSIAITSGTNPNCTGDALTFTATPANTGGGTVSYQWKNNTVNISSETNSTYTTSALTNGNSITCEITVTGVCVTASTALSSPITITVNSIPAAPVANGNVSPQTTNVNSTDFTANWNTVPGANGYELDVFFLGTQTIYEEDFTGFGGTGFKSAPTSSQLDSDDWILTGMSDGNGTFAGTYTTGDFARGSSTGGESTGGVYSFDVGSGNTSLGFQPAGSDFTPGTAVLRIKNTTGSTITSLDISYTVWVLNNEDRSNSFNFAHSSNGSSFTSIPSLDYTSPAAASGSPTWVSVNRSTSLTGLNILNNAYYYVRWESDDVGGSGNRDEFALDDVLITSTGYEYVSGFQNLSVAGTSQLVSGLTSGETYTYHVRATSATCGTSGNSNDVEATTGCSAPDAHASSVSASLVSGTTATVSWTNGNGPRRIVVLSEGSAVSANPSDNATYSGSPVFGAGSQIGTGNYVIYSGTGSTVNITGLTPGTHYFAEVFEYDCGVGAEKYFTTGISGNVDFVTIPEVPTVFTDLCVSTTGVELSWTTPAIGNVDGYLLVAREVTGAHSVNGLDPSSQTWNLNYSLAPTFGTTTPNSRVLYIGSGTTASVTGLTFGNSYTFRLYAYSLGSGSDYEYSTSTSLTRIAELGDVTLANAVGNDQSALVSWTNPNVACFDEVLVVANETPGIGFSPSGDGSAYAPDAVYAAPNQVVYFADFNTNTVDVSGLTNGTTYYFEIFVRKGMDWSSGVEVSVIPNDITNFGAGDMAIVSVNTQYLGSGSDDEVCFFSFQDITVGASIEFNDNGFERISSGLWGDTEGVIRITRTSGGTIPAGTTLCLQGAGNSASDFSVINCGANDNANWSITSLNGNLFDFDLNQNDQIWLFQNGAWSNPAGSHNATYTGDVVWGWTATGWKSAPGYASTAGSTRPEDTECFTIDLEGISNNDKVKYTGSMAATDQIGWIRRINDPSNWIGYSNNSNYNNGGQDYSGSCVTFSFTTTGFQAGLWDGVKNIDWHDCNNWNDLKVPNQNTDVLIPSTPHNPHILPTNVGVCHTISIESDNGAKVYIEDTGKLNIGP; from the coding sequence ATGAACACCCGAAAAAAAAGCCAATTTCAAGACACTTGTAGCGCAGCACCAAATGTGTGTGAGTTTACTATGGGCAACGTTTGGAGTACAGGGTTGCAAAATGCACGTTGGTGGTATGCTGCATACATCGCCATCCTAATGCTATTCGCTTCCCAGGTGCTTTTAGCACAGACCACAGACCTTCTTATTTCAGAGTATGGAGAAGGCAACTCGGGCAATAGCAAGTACATTGAGCTTTACAACGGTACAGGTGCGTCCGTAAATCTTGCCAACTATCGCATTTGGACGATAAGCAATGGAGGTAACTGGCCTGAGGCCACCATAACTTTAACTGGGACATTAGCAACGGGCAACACTTTTGTAATAGCCAACAATTCTACGGATGTTCCAAGTGCTAATTTATATTCAGGTTCTGCTTCGTGGAACGGAGATGATGCTGTTGGACTTGCAAAAAACATCTCATCGGTTTGGACTTTGCTTGACGCTGTTGGAGAATCAGGTGCAGATCCTGGGTCGGGTTGGGCAGTAGCAGGCAGTTCTAATGGGACGGTGGACAAAAGACTTACACGCAAGTCAACGATCTGTTCCCCAAATACGAATTGGACTGCCTCGAGAGGAACGAATTCAACTAATTCGGAATGGGTTATTACAACTCCCTATACCACGGGGGCTGCGAATGCTGGACATACTGCAAGTTGTGTTTCCTTCTCTCCACCTACGGTTACTTCACCAACTGTCACATCCGTTGCCACTACATCTGCTGAGCTAGGCGCCAACGTAACAGACGATGGCGGAGCAGCAATTACGGCACGCGGAACGGTTTATGGCACTTCCGTAAACCCAACGGTTAATGGTGCAGCAGAAGGAGGAACTACGACAGGTATTTACACGCATTCTCGCACCGGACTGACACCTAACACACTTTATCATTTTCGCGGCTATGCCATCAACAGCCAAGGAACCTCCTACTCAGCAGATGCTACGTTTACCAACCTGCACAATGCTCCTAACATAGGAACATGCTCTGGACAAACGACATCTTCCATACAGACCAACTGGACAGCACCTAGCGGTTCTGCAGGAAGCGCAGCATTCACGTATGAAGTTCAGATTTCAATCAGCTCCAGCTTTGCTTCCGTGCTGGCAACGCAATCCGGTATTGCATCCACCATAACGAACCATACATTCTCAGGCCTAAATGCATCAACAACTTATTACTATCGAGTACGTGCCAACAACGCAGGTGGTTCTTCTGCGTGGTCGTCCATCTCTGCGGGCTGCAACACCAACGCAGCCTCTACACCAACCATCAGTGCAACCGCACTTGCAGGTTTCGGAAGTCAGTGCGAAGACGGAAGCTATGGCCCATATTCATTCATCATCAACGGAAGTTCGCTGACTACCGCAGATGTCACCGTGGCAGCGCTTTCTGGTTTCGAGTATGCCACTACCGCAGTCGGACCGTATAACAGTTCACTGACATTGGCACAGTCAGGCGGAACGTTTTCGCAGACCATTTTTGTGCAATTCGTTCCAACAGCCGCTGCAAATTACAGCGGCAACATTGTGGTAGGTGGTGGTGGAGCTTCCAATTACAATGTCGCTGCTAGCGGAATCGGATTGCTCAGTTACACACCAACTGTCAGCATTGCCATCACTTCTGGCACCAATCCTAATTGCACCGGTGATGCATTGACATTTACTGCCACTCCAGCCAACACAGGTGGAGGAACAGTAAGCTACCAATGGAAGAACAATACAGTGAATATCTCAAGTGAAACAAATAGTACTTACACTACTTCTGCACTGACAAACGGAAATAGTATTACTTGCGAGATTACGGTTACTGGTGTCTGCGTTACCGCTTCCACCGCGTTGTCCAGTCCTATTACCATCACGGTGAACAGTATTCCAGCCGCCCCTGTGGCAAATGGGAATGTTTCTCCACAGACCACCAACGTAAATTCTACAGATTTCACTGCCAACTGGAACACCGTACCGGGAGCAAATGGGTATGAGCTCGATGTTTTCTTTCTAGGCACACAGACCATTTATGAGGAGGATTTCACAGGTTTCGGAGGAACAGGTTTTAAATCCGCACCAACCAGCTCACAACTCGATTCGGACGACTGGATATTGACAGGTATGAGTGATGGAAATGGGACCTTTGCAGGTACATACACAACTGGAGACTTCGCTCGTGGCTCAAGCACAGGTGGTGAATCAACTGGTGGTGTATACAGTTTTGATGTGGGCAGTGGCAATACATCGTTGGGCTTTCAGCCAGCAGGATCCGACTTCACCCCAGGTACCGCGGTTCTGCGCATCAAAAACACTACAGGAAGCACTATCACATCATTAGATATCTCTTACACTGTTTGGGTGTTGAATAATGAAGACCGAAGTAACTCGTTCAATTTTGCACATTCCAGCAACGGAAGCAGTTTCACATCAATACCTTCTTTGGATTATACTTCCCCAGCTGCGGCCAGCGGCTCGCCTACTTGGGTGTCAGTCAACCGATCAACTAGTCTTACGGGGTTGAACATTTTAAACAATGCTTATTACTACGTTAGATGGGAAAGTGATGATGTTGGCGGTTCCGGCAATCGAGATGAATTTGCACTAGATGATGTGTTGATTACGTCCACAGGCTACGAGTACGTTAGTGGCTTTCAAAACCTTTCCGTGGCAGGGACTTCGCAATTGGTTTCTGGCCTTACATCTGGAGAAACGTATACGTATCATGTCCGCGCTACGAGTGCCACCTGCGGCACAAGCGGAAACTCCAATGATGTTGAAGCAACCACTGGTTGCTCTGCCCCCGATGCTCATGCTTCCAGTGTTTCCGCGTCATTAGTTTCAGGAACGACTGCTACGGTATCTTGGACCAATGGAAATGGCCCGAGACGGATTGTCGTGCTCAGCGAAGGAAGTGCAGTAAGTGCCAATCCTTCTGATAATGCTACATATTCTGGCAGTCCCGTGTTCGGTGCAGGAAGTCAAATTGGCACTGGCAACTACGTCATTTACAGCGGCACTGGCAGTACGGTTAATATTACGGGGCTCACTCCAGGTACGCACTATTTTGCGGAAGTTTTTGAATATGATTGCGGAGTTGGTGCAGAGAAGTATTTCACTACGGGAATTTCAGGAAATGTTGATTTTGTCACTATTCCAGAAGTGCCAACTGTATTCACAGATTTATGTGTTTCTACTACAGGGGTAGAGCTTTCGTGGACAACTCCAGCAATTGGCAATGTTGATGGATACTTGCTTGTAGCGAGAGAGGTCACTGGTGCACATAGCGTTAATGGTCTGGACCCTTCCTCCCAAACTTGGAATTTGAATTACTCGTTGGCCCCAACTTTCGGAACAACAACTCCCAACTCGCGTGTGCTGTACATTGGTTCTGGTACTACCGCCTCTGTCACAGGCCTAACATTCGGGAATTCGTACACCTTTCGCTTATATGCATATTCCTTGGGTTCGGGCAGTGATTACGAGTACTCAACCAGTACTTCGCTAACGCGAATTGCAGAGTTGGGCGATGTGACTCTTGCCAACGCGGTCGGAAACGACCAATCAGCACTGGTTTCATGGACCAACCCGAATGTGGCCTGCTTCGATGAGGTATTGGTTGTAGCTAACGAAACGCCAGGTATCGGTTTCAGTCCTTCGGGCGATGGTTCCGCATATGCACCCGATGCCGTTTATGCAGCTCCTAATCAGGTGGTTTATTTTGCTGATTTTAACACCAATACGGTGGATGTCAGTGGACTGACCAATGGAACTACCTATTACTTCGAGATTTTTGTTCGTAAAGGAATGGATTGGAGCTCAGGTGTTGAGGTCTCGGTAATCCCAAATGACATTACCAATTTCGGTGCAGGAGACATGGCCATCGTTTCTGTTAATACGCAATATCTTGGTAGTGGAAGCGATGATGAGGTGTGTTTCTTCTCATTTCAAGATATAACTGTTGGTGCTTCCATCGAATTCAACGACAATGGTTTCGAGCGTATTTCATCAGGGCTTTGGGGAGATACGGAGGGTGTGATACGTATCACTCGCACATCGGGTGGAACTATTCCTGCGGGAACGACCTTGTGTTTGCAAGGAGCAGGTAATTCAGCGTCAGACTTCTCAGTCATTAATTGCGGAGCTAATGATAATGCAAACTGGAGCATTACTTCTCTAAATGGTAACCTCTTCGATTTCGACCTGAACCAGAACGACCAGATCTGGCTTTTCCAGAACGGGGCGTGGTCAAATCCAGCTGGAAGTCATAATGCAACTTACACAGGAGATGTTGTATGGGGATGGACGGCCACTGGTTGGAAATCGGCTCCAGGTTATGCCAGTACAGCAGGATCTACCCGACCCGAGGATACGGAGTGTTTTACAATCGACCTTGAAGGAATTTCGAATAACGACAAGGTGAAATATACTGGTTCGATGGCTGCGACCGATCAAATTGGTTGGATTCGGAGAATCAACGATCCCAGCAACTGGATAGGTTACAGCAATAACAGCAACTACAACAACGGTGGACAGGATTATTCAGGCAGTTGCGTCACATTTTCATTCACCACTACTGGTTTTCAGGCAGGACTTTGGGATGGTGTTAAAAACATCGACTGGCACGACTGTAACAACTGGAATGATCTGAAAGTACCCAACCAAAACACTGATGTGCTCATTCCATCTACACCTCACAATCCACATATTCTACCCACAAACGTTGGGGTATGCCATACCATTAGTATTGAGTCTGATAATGGAGCTAAAGTCTACATTGAAGACACTGGTAAGTTGAATATCGGACCGTAG
- a CDS encoding choice-of-anchor I family protein has protein sequence MKKPLLLLSAIVASTATWAQVTLTPIGSYHTGIFGESATEIMAYNAEDERVYSTNGSTNAIDIIDLSDPTNPTLDFSIDMSSYGSGVNSVYFKNGYLVGAVEANDPQANGSAVFFEADGTFVVALTVGAMPDMVMFSPDGTKVLTANEGEPNDAYTVDPLGSVSIIDVSGGVANLQQSDVTTLDFTAFNAPAIIDPNIRIFGNDGLSSVAQDLEPEYITVLPDGQTAIVVLQENNAVAAIDLTNNTIIGLKGLGFKDYNAAGNSIDASNQDAGVNIQNWPVYGMYQPDAIDSYTYNGLPFIVSANEGDSRDYSGYSEEERVAGLTLDATAFPDAATLQQNTNLGRLNVTTSLGDDGNDGDHEALYSYGARSFSIWDGTGNLVYDSGNDFETFISNYDAANFNSNNDDNTSFDSRSDDKGPEPEALKVVSMMGKTYAFIGLERQGGVMVYDITDPNNVSFESYGTDRNFAETEGTPAAGGLGPEDIDFIPAGESPTGFPLLLVSNEVSGSISVYSVGGLPEAAPLVITEIMYNSPEIDTDSLEFVEIFNPMPNDVDLSGYFFRQGFDFRFPQGASISANGFMLVAVDTVAFQNAFGLSAYAWSSNDALSNGGEDIVLAAPSGAVADSVDYNDAAPWPTEPDGDGYSLVLCDPLVDNNDGANWSIPTTSPTGIIIEGNEVFANPGAAETCVTVDIKEEIITTIAKLYPNPNNGDFVLEFTELDGTAKASIYSATGQLIKTFQVTNAGQFAVSETLSAGIYLVKIEMGDNISSQRFVVK, from the coding sequence ATGAAAAAACCTTTACTACTCTTATCTGCTATTGTCGCGTCAACTGCAACGTGGGCACAGGTGACGCTGACTCCGATCGGCAGCTACCACACAGGAATCTTTGGTGAATCTGCCACCGAGATCATGGCCTATAACGCTGAAGATGAGCGTGTCTATTCCACCAATGGGTCAACCAACGCCATTGATATTATCGACCTTTCGGATCCGACCAACCCGACCTTGGATTTCTCCATCGATATGAGTAGTTATGGTTCTGGTGTGAACAGCGTTTATTTTAAGAACGGTTACTTGGTGGGAGCAGTCGAAGCTAACGACCCTCAGGCAAATGGCTCGGCTGTATTCTTCGAAGCAGATGGAACTTTCGTAGTAGCGTTGACTGTTGGCGCCATGCCCGATATGGTCATGTTCTCTCCTGATGGAACCAAAGTTCTAACAGCCAACGAAGGTGAGCCGAATGATGCTTACACGGTTGATCCGCTAGGGTCGGTAAGTATCATCGATGTATCTGGCGGTGTTGCCAACCTGCAACAATCGGATGTGACCACGTTGGATTTCACTGCATTCAATGCACCGGCTATCATCGACCCTAACATTCGCATTTTCGGTAACGATGGGCTTTCATCGGTTGCGCAGGATCTTGAGCCGGAATACATCACTGTTCTGCCTGATGGACAAACGGCCATTGTTGTGCTTCAAGAAAACAACGCGGTTGCAGCAATTGATCTCACAAACAATACCATCATCGGCCTCAAAGGACTTGGTTTTAAGGATTACAATGCGGCAGGAAATTCAATTGATGCCAGTAATCAGGATGCTGGCGTGAACATCCAGAACTGGCCCGTTTACGGAATGTATCAGCCTGATGCGATTGACTCATATACATACAACGGTTTGCCGTTTATTGTAAGTGCCAACGAAGGCGATTCGAGAGATTATAGCGGTTATTCAGAAGAAGAGCGCGTAGCTGGCTTGACGCTCGATGCAACTGCATTTCCAGATGCAGCCACGCTTCAACAGAACACCAATCTTGGTCGTTTGAATGTTACAACCAGTTTAGGAGATGACGGAAACGATGGAGATCACGAAGCTCTTTATTCTTACGGTGCACGTTCGTTCTCGATTTGGGATGGAACAGGAAACCTTGTTTACGATAGCGGAAACGATTTCGAGACCTTCATTTCGAATTATGATGCAGCTAATTTCAACTCAAACAACGATGATAATACATCATTCGATTCGCGAAGCGATGATAAAGGTCCAGAGCCTGAAGCATTGAAAGTGGTAAGCATGATGGGAAAAACCTACGCATTCATCGGTCTAGAAAGACAAGGTGGAGTAATGGTTTATGACATCACCGACCCGAATAACGTGTCATTCGAGTCATATGGAACCGATCGTAATTTCGCAGAAACGGAAGGAACACCAGCTGCTGGTGGTCTTGGGCCAGAGGATATCGATTTCATCCCTGCGGGAGAAAGCCCAACAGGTTTTCCATTGCTTCTTGTATCAAACGAAGTGAGCGGAAGCATTTCGGTTTATAGCGTAGGCGGATTGCCAGAAGCTGCTCCATTGGTCATCACAGAGATCATGTACAATTCTCCTGAAATTGACACGGATAGCTTGGAGTTTGTAGAGATCTTTAACCCAATGCCAAACGATGTAGATCTATCGGGCTACTTTTTCCGTCAAGGTTTTGACTTCCGTTTCCCTCAGGGTGCTAGCATTTCTGCTAATGGATTTATGCTTGTCGCAGTGGACACTGTCGCCTTCCAGAACGCGTTCGGATTGAGTGCTTATGCGTGGTCTTCCAACGATGCGTTATCTAATGGTGGTGAAGACATCGTTCTTGCTGCACCATCAGGTGCCGTTGCCGATTCGGTAGATTATAATGACGCTGCTCCTTGGCCAACTGAACCAGATGGCGATGGTTATTCGCTCGTTCTATGTGATCCACTTGTGGACAACAACGATGGAGCGAATTGGAGCATTCCAACTACAAGTCCAACGGGAATAATAATCGAAGGGAACGAGGTATTTGCCAACCCAGGGGCGGCCGAAACGTGTGTCACGGTTGATATCAAAGAAGAGATCATTACAACCATTGCGAAGCTTTATCCAAATCCGAACAATGGAGATTTCGTTTTGGAGTTTACTGAATTGGATGGCACGGCAAAAGCTTCCATTTATAGTGCAACGGGGCAGTTGATCAAGACTTTTCAAGTGACCAATGCGGGTCAATTCGCGGTTTCCGAGACCCTTTCAGCAGGTATTTACCTAGTGAAAATTGAAATGGGCGATAATATTTCTTCGCAACGTTTTGTGGTGAAATAA
- a CDS encoding metallophosphoesterase gives MRKLLFVFCATIIGVSAFAQSTLVRGPYLNIGTPESMVVRWRTTGSEVGQVIYGTDMNNLSDTINEPSGTTEHEVNIIGLAADTKYFYSIGVDGAAYTTSTPDFYFKTSPEHGTDQPIRIWAIGDFGNGSQAQFDVKTGYTEHFGNTHTDVWMWLGDNAYGDGTDQEYQEKVFEVYPEVLRNSVVWPCPGNHDYGSVDVFNNGPYYDILTLPTNGEAGGVPSGEEGYFSFDYGNIHFLSLNTEYLLYIATSGTSFQDWLEQDLQNTTADWIIAFFHQPAYSKGTHDSDDAFSRPYFMRQNVTPILEEYGVDMILNGHSHSYERSYLIHGHYGTSDTWDPSTMLIDGTNGNPNDGNGYQKYYDGDDPNLGAVYAVVGCSGQKGSGNSDLDHPVMYMSTEDYHGSMVIDVNGWELNAKFIDTTGTVLDEFVILKSASPSGVHGYDDTDRAQMKVFPNPFKEDFTIEFELQKPEEVGLRIMDVKGNVIQEFTSKAYTSGKHQFNYSPEVIPANGIYIVELQTANNLSVKRLVRME, from the coding sequence ATGAGAAAGCTGTTGTTTGTTTTTTGCGCTACCATTATCGGTGTTTCCGCCTTTGCCCAATCGACTTTGGTGCGTGGACCTTACTTGAATATTGGAACTCCGGAAAGCATGGTTGTGCGTTGGAGAACCACTGGTTCTGAAGTAGGTCAGGTTATTTACGGAACGGATATGAATAACCTTTCGGATACGATCAATGAGCCAAGCGGAACTACGGAACACGAGGTGAACATCATAGGTTTGGCGGCAGACACCAAGTATTTCTATTCCATTGGAGTGGATGGTGCAGCTTATACAACATCAACCCCTGATTTTTATTTCAAGACATCACCGGAACATGGAACGGATCAGCCGATTCGTATTTGGGCCATCGGTGATTTCGGAAACGGAAGTCAAGCACAGTTCGATGTGAAAACAGGATATACCGAGCATTTCGGAAACACACACACGGATGTTTGGATGTGGCTTGGAGACAACGCTTACGGAGACGGGACCGATCAGGAGTATCAGGAAAAAGTGTTTGAAGTTTATCCTGAAGTGTTGCGAAATTCGGTGGTCTGGCCCTGCCCGGGAAACCATGATTACGGCAGCGTTGACGTATTCAATAATGGGCCGTATTACGATATTCTCACGCTTCCGACCAACGGTGAGGCAGGCGGTGTGCCAAGTGGTGAAGAGGGTTATTTTTCGTTCGATTACGGGAACATCCACTTTCTGTCGTTGAACACAGAGTATTTGCTTTACATCGCCACATCCGGAACGTCTTTCCAAGATTGGTTGGAGCAGGACCTACAGAACACCACGGCCGATTGGATCATCGCCTTCTTTCACCAGCCTGCCTACTCCAAGGGAACACATGATTCTGATGATGCGTTCAGTCGGCCATACTTCATGCGCCAGAATGTGACACCGATTCTGGAAGAGTATGGAGTTGATATGATTTTGAACGGACACAGCCACAGTTACGAGCGCTCTTACCTGATCCATGGTCATTACGGAACTTCGGATACTTGGGATCCATCTACCATGCTGATCGATGGGACAAACGGCAATCCGAACGATGGAAACGGTTATCAGAAATATTATGATGGCGATGACCCGAATCTGGGAGCTGTGTATGCGGTGGTCGGTTGTAGCGGTCAGAAAGGAAGCGGCAACAGCGATCTGGACCACCCTGTCATGTACATGTCAACAGAGGATTATCATGGTTCAATGGTAATTGATGTGAATGGCTGGGAACTCAACGCCAAGTTCATTGACACGACAGGAACGGTATTGGATGAATTCGTGATCCTGAAATCGGCAAGCCCTTCCGGAGTTCATGGGTATGATGACACAGACCGCGCACAGATGAAGGTTTTCCCGAATCCGTTCAAAGAAGACTTCACCATTGAGTTTGAGTTGCAAAAGCCTGAGGAGGTTGGTCTTCGCATTATGGATGTGAAAGGAAACGTGATTCAAGAATTCACCTCAAAAGCATACACTTCAGGCAAACACCAGTTCAACTATTCGCCAGAGGTGATTCCGGCCAATGGAATCTACATCGTAGAGCTTCAGACCGCCAATAATTTGAGTGTGAAACGTCTTGTACGGATGGAGTGA
- a CDS encoding metallophosphoesterase family protein, whose protein sequence is MRIFNLILCLGISLNVFAQSAKIIRGPYLQSGYTDKVTVCFRTDAAVAALVKYGVSPNELDQKSRTEKADTNHEITITNLQPNTRYYYEVVTGEEVLFTRSEDLYFRTHPETGTSETINGWVLGDCGTANDDQRAVRDAYYSFIGNEPTDMILFLGDNAYNIGTDKEYQKAIFENMYENRLKNTIAWSCIGNHDGASAKSATQSGPYYDIFHFPTQAECGGVASGTEAYYSFNYGNAHFISLDSHQSDRAVGGTMYKWLESDLANNTAKWLIVFWHHPAYSMGSHNSDKEDRLIEMRENFLPLLEQHGVDAIFSGHSHTYERSYMLNGHYGDSDSFDKQKHTVSNGSGNGREDGDGAYLKTADLEGKGMVYMTAGSSGKISGFEKELHEAMIFSLNELGSCAFEITENRFELKFINNEGKVDDYFTIVK, encoded by the coding sequence ATGAGAATTTTCAACCTGATCCTCTGTCTCGGTATTTCACTGAATGTGTTCGCGCAATCAGCAAAGATCATCCGTGGACCTTATCTACAAAGTGGCTATACAGATAAGGTGACTGTCTGTTTTAGAACGGATGCTGCGGTCGCGGCCTTGGTCAAATATGGGGTAAGTCCCAATGAGCTCGATCAGAAGTCAAGAACAGAAAAAGCTGACACCAACCACGAAATCACCATCACAAACCTGCAGCCCAATACCAGATATTATTACGAAGTGGTTACAGGCGAAGAAGTCCTTTTTACCCGAAGTGAGGATCTCTATTTCCGAACACATCCTGAAACAGGAACTTCAGAAACCATCAACGGTTGGGTTTTGGGCGATTGTGGGACGGCCAATGACGATCAACGTGCCGTGCGCGATGCGTACTACAGCTTCATCGGCAACGAGCCAACAGACATGATCTTGTTTTTGGGTGATAATGCGTACAACATCGGAACCGACAAGGAATATCAGAAGGCCATTTTTGAGAATATGTATGAGAACAGATTGAAGAACACCATCGCGTGGTCGTGCATTGGAAATCACGATGGGGCGTCCGCCAAGTCAGCCACACAATCAGGGCCGTACTATGACATCTTCCATTTTCCGACACAGGCCGAATGCGGTGGCGTTGCCTCTGGAACGGAAGCCTATTATTCGTTCAATTACGGCAATGCGCATTTCATTTCGCTTGATTCGCATCAGTCTGACCGTGCGGTTGGTGGAACGATGTACAAGTGGCTAGAAAGTGATCTAGCGAACAACACGGCCAAGTGGCTCATCGTGTTCTGGCACCACCCTGCTTATTCAATGGGATCGCACAATTCAGATAAGGAAGACCGCTTGATAGAAATGCGGGAGAATTTTCTGCCGCTGCTGGAACAACATGGCGTGGATGCCATCTTCTCTGGACACAGCCATACCTATGAGCGTTCGTACATGTTGAATGGACATTACGGAGATTCCGATTCCTTTGATAAGCAGAAGCACACCGTTTCGAACGGAAGCGGCAACGGCAGAGAAGATGGCGATGGAGCATACCTCAAAACAGCCGACCTCGAAGGAAAAGGAATGGTTTACATGACGGCTGGTTCGTCAGGAAAGATTTCGGGTTTTGAGAAGGAACTTCACGAAGCGATGATCTTTTCGCTGAACGAATTGGGTTCCTGCGCATTCGAGATCACGGAGAACCGCTTCGAACTCAAATTCATCAATAATGAAGGGAAAGTGGACGACTACTTTACGATTGTAAAGTAG
- a CDS encoding 1-acyl-sn-glycerol-3-phosphate acyltransferase: MNTIRGFYRFFGFLFLTSTCIAEILFRGLVQGKDIERAIGLRRQLSIRLVHFLNVKCDVSGQVPQKGTLGVTNHRSYLDSISIFQHLDACPVVKAEVKKWPIMGFGLVHSGTVFVDRKSKESRMETRKQIAEFVRSGISTIVFVEGTTYVGPETGEFRPGTFMTAVEGGFEVVPIAIEFEHQDVAWVGSDTFLPHFLKIFGKYAEIKVKVAFGPAQKYDEWEPLRDECHTWINTKLLEMRAEFDLATTTLQS, translated from the coding sequence TTGAACACAATAAGAGGATTTTATCGGTTTTTTGGATTTCTTTTTCTCACCTCCACCTGCATAGCGGAAATCCTGTTCAGAGGTCTTGTTCAAGGTAAGGACATTGAGCGCGCCATTGGCCTCAGAAGGCAGCTTTCCATTAGACTTGTACACTTTTTGAACGTGAAGTGCGATGTGAGCGGGCAAGTTCCGCAAAAAGGAACACTCGGTGTGACTAACCATCGTTCATACCTCGATTCCATCTCTATATTTCAGCATTTGGATGCTTGTCCAGTGGTGAAAGCTGAAGTGAAAAAATGGCCTATCATGGGTTTTGGACTCGTGCATTCAGGAACGGTTTTCGTGGATCGAAAAAGTAAGGAAAGTCGCATGGAAACTAGGAAACAGATCGCTGAATTCGTGAGAAGTGGAATCTCCACCATCGTTTTCGTAGAAGGCACCACCTACGTTGGGCCTGAGACAGGCGAATTCCGTCCCGGAACCTTTATGACAGCCGTGGAAGGTGGGTTTGAGGTCGTTCCAATCGCCATTGAGTTTGAACATCAGGATGTGGCTTGGGTGGGATCAGACACCTTCCTTCCACATTTCCTGAAGATATTCGGAAAGTATGCAGAAATAAAAGTGAAAGTAGCATTTGGCCCAGCACAGAAATACGATGAATGGGAGCCACTTCGCGATGAATGCCACACATGGATCAACACGAAATTGCTGGAAATGCGGGCGGAGTTTGATCTAGCGACAACTACTTTACAATCGTAA